aatttaaaggaaatggacaattatctggatagatatcacttatcaaaattaaatcaagaatagataagcaatttaaacagacctataaagccccaaccaaaaaaaaaaaaaaaagcccagggctagatggcttcagtgcagaattctaccagaaattctaaGAACAACTAATATCAATACTTCTCAAAGTGtaccacacaacagaagcagagagttcattgccaaaatctttttatgaggctacaattaccttagtacccaagtcacaaaaagacacaattaagaaagagacctatagaccaatatccctcataaacatcagtgcaaaaatactcaataaaatactggcaaatcgaacctaagaacacagagaaatcatccaccatgatcaagtaggcttcatcccagggatacagggatggttcagcatatgaaaatttatcaatgtaatccaccacataatctgcaaaagaaaaaccacatgatcatctcctagatgctgaaaaagcctttgacaaaatccaacaccccttcatgataaaggtcctggagagatcaggcaTAAGAGGAACGtatatacctgaacataataaaaatatacagtaaaccaacagccaaactAAACTGAGAGAAACTTGagttgattcctctaaaatcaggaacaagacaaggatgtccactctctccatatctcttcaatattgtacttgaagttctagctagagcaatatgacaacaaaaggcTATCAAAATCAAAGggataaaaactgaaaagaaataaaactttcaatatttgcagatgatatgatagtttacataagtggcctgaaaaactaccagggaactcctccaactgataaacaccttcagcaaagtggcagtgtacaagaataaaaaaaaaaaagtcagtaatcTTACTATATACATACGATAATGGgccgagaaagaaatcacagaaacatcactcttcacaatagccacaaacaatataaaatatcttggggtaatgcttaCCAAACAAGataaagacctgtatagtaagaactttgagtctttaaagaaagaaattaaagaagatacgaggaaatggaaagatcttcttGAGCACTGGACTTGGCTACATTACACTTCTAGATGCTCCTTTTCTCCTGAAGTTGATATCTCTCTGTACAAAAGCTCTGTTCTCTCCTAGGAAAAGGTGATGTCAAACTTTATCTTTCAGTTgcttctgagataccatcttactcctgttagaatggttaaaataaaaaaacaccaatgagagtttatcctggagaggatgtggacaaaggggaacactcctccactgttgggagtgccaactcatacagccactttggaaatcagtatggagattcctcaggaaaatgggaatcagtctaccacaagatcgagcaattccactcttaggcatatacccaaaaatgcaccttcatacaacaaggacatctgttcaactatgttcatagcagcattatttgtaatagccaaaacctggaagcaatctagatgcccctcaactgaagaatggatagagaaaatgtagtacatttacataatggagtaatagaaaaaaaaaacaatggaacctgaAATTCgcaggaactagaagaaaccatcctgagtgaggtaacccagtcacaaaaagacaaatatggtatgtactcactcatatatggattttacacatagagcaaaggattaccagccaacaatgcacacttccagagaagctaggaaacaagaaggacactaagagagacatgcatggtcccccgaTGACCAAGAAAGGGACaggacctcctgagcaaattgggagcattggggaaggggagatggagacaggataaagaaggggagaagtggagcatagaggaggacatgagggaggaggaaggttgaatcaggggaagggaagaatagagtagagcaagaacagagataccatcatagagggagccattataggtttaaagagaaatctggcactggggaaatgtccagagatctacaaggatgacacaaactaacaatttaagcattagtggggaggctaccttaaatgctgttctccaataatgagattgatgactaccttatatgtcattctagagccctcatccagtagctgatggaagcagaagcagacatccacagctaaacactgaactgaactcctggaatccagttgcagagagggaggagtgatgagcaaaagtgtcaagaccaggctggtgaaaccacagaaacagctgacctgaacaagggagaactcatgggccccagactgatagctgggaaactaccataggactgatccagaccccctgaacatggttgtcagtTAGAAgcatcagaaatctatggggcctctggttgtagatcagtatttatcactagtatagaactttgggaacccattccacatagagggatactctcgcaGACTAGACACAGGCCCttctccaaaggatatgacagagtttgaagatcccccaaggaaggcctcaccttctctgggaagcagaaagggcatgggatgggggttagtaggggccagaggaggaggggagggagagggaactgggattgacatgtaaaacgagcttgtttctaatttaaattaaaaaatagaaaagataattAACTTTATAAACCCTTGAACATAAATCCCACCCCTTGGTTTCCTAAATTTAAGTACTATCCAAAATTAAATGCAGGAGGAAACAAGATTATAAAATATGTCTCTTCAATTTTTGTTAACTCTCtaataatttttgtatattgttcaaaacatacaaaagaaaCTTTGAATGTACTCATTATGAGGGAGTGATAAATATTTGGGAAGAAGATAGCTTAAGTAATCTCAACTTGCCAAATCgtaatacataaataaaccatAATATCACACTGTATTTCTGAATAGTTACTTTctataacctccccaaacagagccaccaactggggaaccaagtgttcaagcaCATGAATCTATGggaatattttttattcaaaccaccactatCCAATTattagaaattattattattttccaataacaaaaataaatacttgcATACATTCTCTTATCAATAAATGAATGATGCATAGCAATGTCCTTGAAAATGAAAGATTCCCTCCTTAAAGGGATGCTCCCTAAGTTTTTGGAAGTAAAACCTTGAAAATCTCAGAAGTCTGAAACTAACACAATTCACAAGGTCCCTCAAAAGTTTTAGAAGCAACAACTGCTATTGAGAAGAAACGCTCTGATTAGCCAACCTGTTTGAGAACACTCAGACCTATGGGGCTTCCCAAAAGTCATACACTTAGCATCCAATCTTTGGTAGGCTTTCTAATGATGCAAATACCGTTGGGCCACCCACGCTTCTGTAACCTGTAACTCCAATAATCGCACTGGTACTCTAAGCTAGACTTTGGTGGAatcttttctttggtctgtcatcagtgCCTATCTGGGGTGAGGAGACATTGATTTAAATCACAAGAGGAAAATTTTTAcagaatgaatataaaattatatagttaATTAGGAAATTTAATGAGTTTCTTTAAATCACATATAATAATTGGAGATGTGAAAATTTATCTTAAACCAtatctaacactaaccctaagcCTGAATTGCTTACAACCCAACTAAGGAGATAATTAACTGCACATAAGTAAATCCACAAAGAACTCTGTCCCTAGGAACATTTTCTGCTAATTCAACAAGGAAAAAGTTACGTAAATGGTCTGCTTAAAAACCATCCCAGGAGTTTTTAGGAACAGTATACAAATAGCACATATGGGTCATTCCATGTATTTTCTACCATTGTCTACCTAATCCATTGTCATAATTTATCAATCACTCACTTAATTCATAATTCAATTTCCTGAAATGGTTAAACACTGTATTTTTCTATCAACTAAAGGTTCCTAATTagtctctgaaaataaaaaaaaatagcctaaatttcttctaattttcttcTCATTGAAGATAAAAACAAGGTAAGTCAAAAGACATTTTCATGGGTCATGAATTTCCTGTGAAATAATGGAATATATGTAGGTAATAGTTAATTAATGCATATTTGAGAGTCAAACAGCATTTCACTTCGGGAAGCCTTCTGTGAGACTTGGAAATCCTAATTCATTGACTGTGAGAACAAGCAAATCTCTTCATAAGTAATATCTCTTTTATCTACCTCTTACTTGAAACATCACTAGAAGTATTAAATTTCATTAACTACTATATGTGAAATATTAAGTGACAGAATGATCTCACatagaaaattttattaatattagtacacaaaatttggattattttgagatgttttcttgtatataaatgattttaaaatctgTGGTCAAATTTTTCCATATTGGCTTTAGATATTTTATCTAATTGTTTCAGACTTATATAAAATAACCAATATTACTTTATCTGTCCCTTCATGAAGCTAAGTAAGAGAtgcaacaaatatattttatgtgatagAAGTGTCACatgaaaaatatattatgtacatatatatatatatatatatatgtttacacatataaggacagagagagagtgtgtgctaAAGGGGTATCAAATGAATAGAGTTTGAGTCATTCTAAGGTGATTTAGAGATTTCTAGATGAAGAAATTTGTCTAGTAAAATAATGGTTAAACTTATCAGAAATCAAAGACACAAAGATACCATGAGATAATGTAGTAAAGTTAAGGAAGTGGGGATAAGATTATAGAACTTGTGTATATATAAGAGTGAGTGTTCTGGACCATGCCACGATGACCCTTCTTGGGCTCTGACAGATCAGATCAAACCAAACACAGAAATTCAGTGGACACAAACTTCTTATGTGTTTAATTGTAATGAGGATTCAGTGATATCCTTATGCAGAGGAAGAAATTCACTATCCAGAGGAAGACCTTTTAAAGTAACTCATTTTATAACTTAGTGTCAAATGGATCACCTGGTCAAGACTATCTTTTGTCCCTCCAAAGTTATGACAGTCTGTTTATCTGATTTTTATCACTGGATAAACAGTACAagatacaaaataatgggttgtcccttgtcatttctcacaactatctctcttctccctccctccaccgctctctctctctctctgccactttGTTATCACAGGTGAAGTAAATTGAAGAGAATGGTAGTCATTAATGCAACCCACCCTGAAGAGTTCATTCTTCTTGGCTTTGCCAATCATCCTTGGCTGGAGCTCCCGGTCTTCATTATTCTTCTGGTAACATATCCCCTAGCCATGATGGGGAACATTGCCATCATTCTGGTGTCTGTCTTAGAACCCCGTCTCCACAGCcccatgtatttctttctcaCCAACCTCTCCTTTCTGGACATGTGCTACACCACCAGCATTGTACCTCAGATGCTGTTTAACCTGGGAAGCTCCAGAAAGACCATCAGCTATGTGGGGTGTGCActtcaactttatttatttagtacaaTGGGGGCCACAGAGTGTCTTCTTCTTGCCATTATGTCTTTTGATCGCTATGTGGCCATTTGCAGACCTCTGCACTACACCCTGATCATGAATCAACGTGTATGTATTCTGTTAGTGTGCATCATGTGGCTCTGTGGAATTGTCTATGCGATCTCAGAAGCCACACTTACTTTACAGTTGCCACTGTGTGGCATCAATACACTGGATCACTTACTATGTGAAAT
This DNA window, taken from Cricetulus griseus strain 17A/GY chromosome 2, alternate assembly CriGri-PICRH-1.0, whole genome shotgun sequence, encodes the following:
- the LOC100760843 gene encoding olfactory receptor 2B11 translates to MVVINATHPEEFILLGFANHPWLELPVFIILLVTYPLAMMGNIAIILVSVLEPRLHSPMYFFLTNLSFLDMCYTTSIVPQMLFNLGSSRKTISYVGCALQLYLFSTMGATECLLLAIMSFDRYVAICRPLHYTLIMNQRVCILLVCIMWLCGIVYAISEATLTLQLPLCGINTLDHLLCEIPVLIKTSCGKKETNELALSVACIFILAVPLCLILASYISIGRAILRIKSSEGRTKAFGTCSSHLVVVSLFYGPGISMYLQPPSSISRDQPKFMALFYGVVTPTLNPFIYTLRNKDVKGALGNLARILCSRL